Proteins encoded together in one Mycobacterium simiae window:
- a CDS encoding F0F1 ATP synthase subunit B/delta: protein MSTFIGQLIGFAAIVFLVVRYVVPPVRNLMAARQNTVRQQLEDAAKASDRLTESTAAHSKAVQAAESEAKQVVAEAKADAERIAEQLSAQAEVESARIIGQGSRQVELLRTQLARQLRLELGHESVRQATELVRNYVADSAQQASTVDRFLDELDDMAPASADVQYPLQSKFRSSSRVALANLTEQFRDVAKDLDSKALSTLSAELVSVGRLLSHEAVVTRYLTVPAEDASPRVRLIERLVSDKVGENTLGVLRAAVSERWSANNDLIDAIEHVSRQALLEVAERDGKVDEVEDQLFRFSRVLDAQPRLAILLGDYVVPSEQRVALLRKVLESASGRVNPIVLSLLSQTIELLRGQSAEEAIQFLAEVAVARRGEVIAQVSAAAELSDAQRTRLTEVLGRIYGHPVTVHLQVEPDLLGGLLISVADEVIDGTLTSRLAAAEAHLPD from the coding sequence ATGTCGACGTTTATCGGGCAGCTGATCGGATTCGCCGCCATCGTTTTCCTGGTGGTGCGTTATGTCGTGCCGCCAGTACGCAATTTGATGGCCGCTCGGCAAAACACCGTGCGCCAGCAGTTGGAGGACGCGGCGAAGGCCTCGGACCGGTTGACGGAATCGACTGCGGCGCACAGTAAAGCCGTCCAAGCTGCTGAGTCGGAAGCCAAGCAGGTGGTGGCAGAGGCCAAGGCGGATGCCGAGCGAATCGCCGAGCAGCTGTCCGCCCAGGCCGAAGTCGAGTCGGCGCGCATCATCGGACAGGGATCCCGGCAGGTCGAACTGCTGCGGACGCAGCTGGCACGTCAGCTTCGCCTGGAACTGGGTCACGAATCTGTACGTCAGGCAACGGAATTGGTGCGCAACTATGTCGCCGATTCCGCCCAGCAGGCGTCTACCGTCGACCGTTTCTTGGATGAACTCGACGACATGGCGCCGGCCTCAGCCGACGTCCAATACCCGCTGCAGTCCAAGTTCCGCTCGTCGAGCCGGGTCGCGTTGGCCAACCTCACCGAACAATTCCGCGACGTCGCCAAAGACCTTGACAGCAAAGCTCTTTCCACCCTGTCGGCCGAGCTGGTCTCGGTGGGCCGGTTGCTGAGTCATGAAGCGGTCGTGACCCGGTACCTCACCGTGCCGGCCGAAGATGCGTCACCGCGCGTCCGGCTGATCGAGCGGCTGGTATCGGACAAGGTCGGCGAAAACACCCTCGGGGTGTTGCGGGCGGCCGTCTCCGAACGTTGGTCTGCCAACAACGACCTGATCGATGCGATCGAACATGTGTCGCGCCAAGCGCTGCTGGAGGTCGCCGAGCGCGACGGCAAGGTCGATGAGGTCGAAGACCAGCTGTTCCGTTTCTCCCGCGTTCTCGACGCCCAGCCCCGCCTTGCCATCCTGCTGGGCGACTACGTCGTCCCGTCCGAGCAGCGGGTAGCCCTGCTGCGCAAGGTGCTGGAGAGCGCCAGCGGCCGGGTCAACCCGATCGTGCTGTCCCTGCTGAGTCAGACCATCGAGCTGCTGCGCGGTCAGTCGGCCGAGGAAGCCATCCAGTTCTTGGCCGAAGTTGCGGTGGCCCGCCGCGGTGAGGTCATCGCCCAAGTCAGCGCGGCGGCCGAGCTCAGCGACGCCCAGCGCACTCGCCTCACCGAGGTGCTTGGTCGCATCTACGGGCATCCGGTCACGGTGCACCTGCAGGTCGAACCGGATCTGCTCGGTGGGCTGCTGATCTCCGTGGCCGACGAGGTGATCGACGGGACGCTCACGTCGCGCCTCGCCGCGGCCGAGGCGCACCTGCCCGACTGA
- a CDS encoding F0F1 ATP synthase subunit gamma, with the protein MAATLRELRGRIRSAGAIKKITKAQELIATSRIGRAQARLQAARPYTEEITNMLTTLSSEAALDHPLLVERSEPKRAAVLVVSSDRGLCGAYNSSVFRRAEELFSLLREEGKTPVLYVVGRKALGYYSFRNWKITGSWTGFSEQPTVEKAAEVASTLVDAFIPGSDGVEEGSDDAGVDELHIVYTEFKSMLSQSTTAHRMAPMVVEYSEESDTLHTLYSFEPDATTLFDALLPRYVTTRVYTALLESAASELASRQRAMKSATDNADDLIKALTLMANRERQAQITQEISEIVGGANALADARAR; encoded by the coding sequence ATGGCTGCCACACTTCGTGAGTTGCGCGGACGGATCCGCTCCGCCGGTGCGATCAAGAAGATCACCAAAGCCCAAGAGCTGATCGCGACCTCGCGTATCGGTAGAGCTCAGGCCCGGCTGCAGGCCGCTCGCCCGTACACCGAAGAGATCACCAACATGTTGACCACGCTGTCCAGCGAGGCGGCGCTGGATCATCCGCTGCTCGTCGAACGGTCGGAGCCGAAGCGGGCGGCCGTGCTGGTGGTGTCCTCGGACCGCGGTCTGTGTGGTGCCTACAACTCCAGCGTCTTCCGTCGCGCCGAGGAGCTGTTCTCCTTGCTGAGGGAGGAGGGCAAGACGCCGGTGCTGTACGTGGTCGGCCGTAAGGCGTTGGGGTACTACAGTTTCCGTAACTGGAAGATCACCGGTTCCTGGACCGGCTTCTCGGAGCAACCCACCGTCGAGAAAGCCGCCGAGGTGGCGTCCACGCTGGTGGACGCTTTCATCCCCGGCAGCGACGGTGTCGAGGAGGGATCGGACGACGCGGGTGTCGACGAATTGCACATCGTGTACACGGAATTCAAGTCGATGCTGTCGCAGTCCACGACGGCCCACCGGATGGCACCGATGGTCGTCGAGTACTCCGAAGAATCCGATACGTTGCACACCCTGTACTCGTTCGAACCGGACGCGACGACACTGTTCGACGCGCTGCTGCCCCGGTATGTGACCACCCGCGTGTACACGGCGCTGCTCGAGTCCGCGGCATCGGAGCTGGCGTCGCGCCAGCGGGCGATGAAGTCGGCCACCGACAATGCCGACGATCTGATCAAGGCATTGACGCTC
- the atpA gene encoding F0F1 ATP synthase subunit alpha has protein sequence MAELTISADDIQSAIEEYVSSFTSDTSREEVGTVVDAGDGIAHVDGLPSVMTQELLEFTGGVLGVALNLDEHSVGAVILGDFEKIEEGQQVKRTGEVLSVPVGDAFLGRVVNPLGEPIDGQGDIETDTRRALEIQAPSVVQRQSVSEPLQTGIKAIDAMTPIGRGQRQLIIGDRKTGKTAVCVDTILNQRKNWETGDEKKQVRCVYVAIGQKGTTIASVRRALEEGGAMDYTTIVAAPASDSAGFKWLAPYTGSAIAQHWMYDGKHVLIVFDDLSKQAEAYRAISLLLRRPPGREAYPGDVFYLHSRLLERCAKLSDELGGGSMTGLPIIETKANDISAYIPTNVISITDGQCFLESDLFNQGVRPAINVGVSVSRVGGAAQIKAMKEVAGSLRLDLSQYRELEAFAAFASDLDATSKAQLDRGARLVELLKQPQYQPLPVEEQVVSIFLGTGGHLDSVPVEDVSRFETELLDHMRASEESLLAGIRDSGKLSEEAEAQLEDIIGKFKKGFAASDGGSVVPDEHVEALDEEDLGKESVKVNKPAPEDKKKQEKKK, from the coding sequence ATGGCCGAGTTGACAATCTCCGCTGATGACATCCAGAGCGCAATCGAGGAGTACGTAAGCTCCTTTACTTCCGACACCTCCCGCGAAGAGGTAGGCACCGTCGTGGACGCCGGCGACGGCATCGCGCACGTCGATGGCTTGCCGTCGGTCATGACCCAGGAGCTGCTCGAATTCACCGGCGGCGTCCTGGGTGTCGCGCTCAACCTCGACGAGCACAGCGTCGGCGCGGTGATCCTGGGTGACTTCGAGAAGATCGAAGAGGGCCAGCAGGTCAAGCGCACCGGCGAAGTACTTTCGGTGCCTGTCGGCGACGCGTTCCTGGGCCGGGTGGTCAACCCGTTGGGTGAGCCCATCGACGGCCAGGGCGACATCGAGACCGACACACGCCGTGCACTCGAGATCCAGGCCCCCTCGGTGGTACAGCGGCAAAGCGTCAGCGAGCCGCTGCAGACCGGCATCAAGGCCATCGACGCCATGACCCCGATCGGGCGCGGCCAGCGTCAGCTGATCATCGGCGACCGCAAGACGGGCAAGACGGCGGTGTGCGTCGACACGATCCTCAATCAGCGCAAGAACTGGGAGACCGGCGACGAGAAGAAGCAGGTGCGCTGCGTCTATGTGGCCATCGGCCAAAAGGGCACCACGATCGCCTCCGTGCGGCGCGCGCTGGAAGAGGGCGGGGCGATGGACTACACCACCATCGTGGCCGCACCGGCATCCGACTCCGCTGGATTCAAATGGCTTGCACCGTACACGGGTTCGGCGATCGCCCAGCACTGGATGTACGACGGCAAGCACGTGTTGATCGTCTTCGACGACCTGTCCAAGCAGGCCGAGGCGTACCGCGCGATCTCGCTGCTGCTGCGCCGCCCGCCGGGTCGCGAGGCGTACCCGGGCGACGTGTTCTACCTGCACTCGCGGCTGCTGGAGCGCTGCGCGAAGCTTTCCGACGAACTCGGTGGCGGTTCGATGACCGGCCTGCCCATCATCGAGACCAAGGCCAACGACATCTCGGCCTACATCCCCACCAACGTCATCTCGATCACCGACGGACAGTGCTTCTTAGAGTCCGACCTGTTCAACCAGGGTGTGCGGCCGGCCATCAACGTCGGTGTCTCGGTGTCGAGGGTCGGTGGCGCCGCGCAGATCAAGGCCATGAAGGAGGTCGCCGGCTCGCTGCGGCTCGACCTGTCCCAGTACCGCGAGCTGGAAGCGTTCGCCGCGTTCGCTTCCGACCTGGATGCCACGTCCAAGGCGCAGCTGGACCGCGGCGCGCGGCTGGTCGAGTTGCTCAAGCAGCCGCAATACCAGCCGCTTCCCGTTGAAGAACAAGTGGTGTCGATCTTTCTGGGCACCGGCGGGCATCTGGACTCGGTGCCCGTCGAGGATGTCAGCCGCTTCGAGACGGAGCTGCTGGACCACATGCGGGCTTCGGAGGAAAGCCTGCTGGCCGGAATCCGGGACAGCGGAAAGCTTTCCGAAGAGGCCGAGGCGCAACTCGAAGACATCATCGGCAAATTCAAGAAGGGTTTCGCCGCCAGCGATGGTGGATCGGTGGTGCCGGACGAGCACGTCGAGGCCCTCGACGAAGAAGACTTGGGCAAGGAGTCGGTCAAGGTCAACAAGCCGGCGCCCGAAGACAAGAAGAAGCAAGAGAAGAAGAAGTAA